The following proteins are co-located in the Gossypium hirsutum isolate 1008001.06 chromosome A02, Gossypium_hirsutum_v2.1, whole genome shotgun sequence genome:
- the LOC107949161 gene encoding inactive beta-amylase 9, with product MEVSAIRSCSQATNLKTELGFKDSRFSFGKFNEKLFFRKPNSVSFQSPLRRGKSWLRITAQAAQSDPLPKSKSSTKSKTLNRVRLFAGLPLDVVSGGTVNQFRAISAGLKALKLLGLEGVELPIWWGVVEHESMGKYDWSGYLTIAEMVRKAGLKLHVTLCFHASSQPKIPLPEWVLDIGKTKSNIFFKDQAGKPYRGCLSLAVDELAVLNGKTPMQVYQDFCESFKSAFSAFIGSTIMGITMGLGPDGELRYPSHRGFAKSDTVPGAGEFQCYDKNMLHLLKQHAEACGKPKWGLGGPHDAPANSELPTANTFFKDHGGSWESPYGDFFLSWYSSQLIAHGDRLLSLASSVFSDSAVNIFGKVPLMHSWHGTRSHPSELTAGFYNTATRKGYEEVAEMFARNSCKIILPGMDQSDKYQLKESLSSPESLLAEIGTACNKHGVGISGQNSTIGAPDGLKQIKKNMLSENLNDSFIFQRIGAQFFAPEHFPLFIEFVRKLNQPELHSGNLPTKEGTTTATDSVHTRSNLSIHMQSA from the exons ATGGAGGTTTCGGCAATTAGGAGTTGTTCTCAGGCAACAAACCTTAAAACagaattagggtttaaggattcAAGGTTTAGTTTCGGGAAATTTAATGAGAAACTATTTTTCCGGAAACCAAACAGTGTTTCGTTTCAGAGTCCATTAAGGAGGGGAAAATCTTGGCTCAGAATAACAGCGCAAGCTGCCCAATCTGATCCCCTCCCTAAATCGAAGTCTTCTACAAAATCCAAAAct CTTAATAGAGTAAGATTATTTGCTGGCCTGCCTCTAGATGTTGTGTCTGGTGGTACAGTCAACCAGTTTCGAGCAATATCAGCGGGGCTTAAAGCTTTGAAACTTCTCGGTTTGGAAGGTGTTGAATTGCCTATATGGTGGGGAGTGGTCGAGCATGAGTCGATGGGAAAGTACGACTGGTCTGGCTACCTTACCATTGCCGAGATGGTTCGGAAAGCAGGTCTTAAACTTCACGTAACACTCTGCTTTCACGCTTCCAGTCAACCTAAGATCCCACTTCCCGAGTGGGTACTTGATATTGGGAAAACCAAGTCCAATATCTTCTTCAAGGATCAAGCTGGAAAGCCTTACCGAGGATGTCTTTCACTGGCTGTTGATGAGCTTGCTGTTCTTAATGGGAAGACTCCAATGCAAGTGTATCAGGATTTCTGCGAAAGCTTCAAGTCGGCTTTTTCGGCTTTCATCGGTTCTACGATCATG GGAATCACAATGGGTCTCGGACCAGATGGTGAGCTTCGGTATCCATCTCACCGTGGGTTTGCCAAAAGTGACACAGTTCCGGGAGCTGGGGAGTTCCAATGTTACGACAAAAACATGCTTCACCTTCTTAAGCAACATGCCGAAGCATGCGGAAAGCCAAAGTGGGGACTAGGTGGCCCTCATGATGCACCCGCTAACAGCGAGTTGCCTACAGCAAACACCTTCTTCAAGGATCATGGTGGATCTTGGGAAAGTCCTTATggtgatttctttctttcttggtaCTCAAGCCAGCTCATAGCTCATGGAGATCGCCTACTCTCACTTGCCTCTTCGGTTTTCAGTGATAGTGCAGTGAACATTTTCGGGAAAGTCCCGTTGATGCACTCTTGGCACGGAACCCGTTCACATCCTTCCGAGCTCACAGCTGGCTTCTACAACACTGCCACGAGAAAAGGCTACGAAGAAGTTGCAGAGATGTTTGCAAGGAATTCATGCAAAATCATCTTGCCTGGGATGGACCAGTCAGATAAGTACCAGCTTAAGGAATCTCTCTCAAGCCCTGAATCATTACTTGCTGAAATTGGAACAGCTTGCAACAAACACGGGGTCGGAATTTCCGGCCAGAACTCGACTATCGGAGCTCCTGATGGTCTTAAGCAGATCAAGAAGAACATGTTGAGTGAGAATCTTAATGACTCGTTCATTTTCCAGAGGATTGGAGCTCAATTCTTCGCACCGGAGCATTTTCCTTTGTTCATTGAGTTTGTCCGGAAACTGAACCAACCTGAACTGCATTCAGGCAATCTGCCTACTAAAGAAGGCACCACCACCGCCACAGATTCTGTACATACAAGGTCAAATCTGAGCATCCACATGCAATCAGCTTAA